GTACTGGAACATCCTGCTCAAGGGCCAGGAAATGCCGCTGCCGGCGCGCATGAGCATGGCCGGCAAGTGGAAGTAGGAGGCGGCACTATGGACCCGACCATGGCGGAGTTGAAACAATCGATTGATGCGCTGACGGCGCAGGTGCAATACCTGACCGAGCAGGCGCAGGCCGCGCAGCGCGCGCGGCAGGACCGCGTCGAATTGATGCGCGACATGATGCCGATGGTCAATGACGGTTTCCGTCTGGCCACGGAGCAACTGGAGGAGGTGCAGGAGTACGTCGACCTGGGCGACCTGTTGCGGCTGGCCAAGCGCCTGCTGCGCAACGGTCGCAACCTGGAGGCGATGCTCGACCAGTTGGAAAGCGCGATGGATCTGCTCCAGACGGTTGGCCCGCTGACTGACGACATCTTCGCCCGCTCGGTCGACCTGCTCTCGGAGGCGGAGCGCAAAGGCTACTTTGCCTTCGCGCGTGGCGGGCTGCGCATCGCGGACAACGTCGTGACCTCGTTCAGCGAGGACGATGTGCACAAACTGGGCGACAATGTCGTGCTGATTCTGAATGTCGTCAAAGACATGACCAAACCTGAGATCATGAACTTCGTGCGCAGCACGCTGCTGGTGGCCGAAAAGGAAGTGGACAAGCCGGTCGACATGTCGCTGTTCGGCCTGCTCGGCCAGATGCGCGACCCGGCGGTGCGCCGCGGGCTGGCGCTGACCATGCGTGTGCTGCACGTCGTCGGGATGCAGGCAGAAAGCAAAGCCGCCTGACACGCGACCCAATCATCCGAACACGCAGTAACCCGAAACCGCACAAGGAGTATAGGAAATATGGCGACCAAGATAATTGCCGGCAAGACCGTGCAAGT
This genomic window from Chloroflexota bacterium contains:
- a CDS encoding DUF1641 domain-containing protein, which encodes MDPTMAELKQSIDALTAQVQYLTEQAQAAQRARQDRVELMRDMMPMVNDGFRLATEQLEEVQEYVDLGDLLRLAKRLLRNGRNLEAMLDQLESAMDLLQTVGPLTDDIFARSVDLLSEAERKGYFAFARGGLRIADNVVTSFSEDDVHKLGDNVVLILNVVKDMTKPEIMNFVRSTLLVAEKEVDKPVDMSLFGLLGQMRDPAVRRGLALTMRVLHVVGMQAESKAA